From Lysobacter auxotrophicus, the proteins below share one genomic window:
- a CDS encoding YciI family protein, whose protein sequence is MKFMVIVHATPESETGAPPSAELVEQMGRYNEELAKAGVLLDAAGLYASSHGARVRFDGDRRSVIDGPFAESKELIAGFWLFQTASLQEAIEWVKRCPNPGCGPSQIEIRRVYEGHACGGEVTPELKAQGERIRAHIDARAQ, encoded by the coding sequence ATGAAATTCATGGTGATCGTCCACGCCACGCCGGAAAGCGAAACCGGTGCGCCGCCCAGCGCGGAGCTGGTCGAACAGATGGGCCGCTACAACGAGGAACTCGCCAAGGCCGGCGTGCTGCTGGACGCGGCCGGGTTGTACGCGAGCTCGCACGGCGCGCGGGTGCGTTTCGATGGCGATCGCCGCAGCGTGATCGACGGGCCGTTCGCCGAATCCAAGGAACTCATCGCCGGCTTCTGGCTGTTCCAGACGGCGTCGCTGCAGGAGGCGATCGAATGGGTGAAGCGCTGCCCCAACCCCGGCTGCGGCCCGAGCCAGATCGAGATCCGGCGAGTCTACGAAGGCCACGCCTGCGGCGGTGAAGTCACGCCGGAACTGAAAGCGCAGGGCGAACGCATCCGCGCGCACATCGACGCGCGCGCGCAGTAA
- a CDS encoding VOC family protein yields MKINAYLSFDDQCEAAFRFYHQCLGGTLEALNRFGDTPACDHVPASHRDRIMHARLVIDDQAIMGSDSVPEHPFEGIKGISLALNVDTASEAERVFAALSEGGHVIMPLGPTFWAARFGMFVDRFSVSWMVNCEKE; encoded by the coding sequence ATGAAGATCAACGCCTACCTGTCCTTCGACGACCAGTGCGAAGCCGCCTTCCGCTTCTACCACCAGTGCCTGGGCGGCACGCTGGAAGCGCTCAACCGTTTCGGCGACACGCCCGCGTGCGACCACGTGCCCGCTTCGCACCGCGACCGGATCATGCACGCGCGGCTGGTCATCGACGACCAGGCGATCATGGGGTCCGATTCCGTCCCCGAGCATCCGTTCGAGGGCATCAAGGGCATCTCGCTCGCACTCAACGTCGACACGGCGAGCGAAGCCGAGCGCGTGTTCGCCGCATTGAGCGAAGGCGGCCACGTGATCATGCCGCTGGGCCCCACGTTCTGGGCCGCGCGCTTTGGCATGTTCGTCGACCGCTTCAGCGTGTCGTGGATGGTCAATTGCGAGAAGGAATGA
- a CDS encoding VOC family protein: MSTQIFVNLPVHDLPKSKTFFESLGYAFNPQFTDDKGACMVVDDSIYVMLLTREFFGTFVKKPVADTRQVVGAITCMSLDSREAVDEIHAKALKAGATSGGDPQDYGFMYSRAFQDIDGNHWEFVHMSGTPDAA, translated from the coding sequence ATGTCCACGCAGATCTTCGTCAACCTTCCCGTCCACGACCTCCCGAAGTCCAAGACGTTCTTCGAATCGCTCGGCTATGCGTTCAACCCGCAGTTCACCGACGACAAGGGCGCCTGCATGGTCGTGGACGACAGCATCTACGTGATGCTGCTCACGCGCGAGTTCTTCGGCACGTTCGTAAAGAAGCCCGTTGCAGACACGCGGCAGGTCGTCGGCGCGATCACCTGCATGTCGCTGGACAGCCGCGAGGCGGTCGACGAGATCCACGCCAAGGCGTTGAAGGCGGGCGCGACCTCCGGCGGCGATCCGCAGGATTACGGCTTCATGTACTCGCGCGCGTTCCAGGACATCGACGGCAACCACTGGGAATTCGTGCACATGAGCGGCACCCCCGACGCCGCGTGA
- a CDS encoding YciI family protein — protein MRFMMLMIPKGYEDAAPGTLPPTDRVAEMMKYNQSLQKAGVLLALDGLHPPSMGARVSFEGGRPHVTDGPFSEAKEVLGGYWMLQVKSREEAIAWASRCPASENETIEIRQVMEFDDFPEDLQQASSGYEQMQQSSAHARKD, from the coding sequence ATGCGCTTCATGATGCTGATGATCCCCAAGGGCTACGAGGACGCCGCGCCCGGCACGCTGCCGCCGACGGACCGCGTCGCCGAGATGATGAAATACAACCAATCGCTCCAGAAGGCAGGGGTACTGCTCGCGCTCGACGGGCTGCATCCGCCGTCGATGGGCGCGCGCGTGAGCTTCGAGGGCGGCCGCCCGCACGTCACCGACGGCCCGTTCTCCGAAGCCAAGGAAGTGCTCGGCGGCTACTGGATGCTCCAGGTGAAGTCGCGCGAGGAAGCCATCGCGTGGGCGTCGCGTTGCCCGGCCTCGGAGAACGAAACCATCGAGATCCGCCAGGTGATGGAGTTCGACGATTTCCCCGAGGACCTGCAGCAGGCGAGTTCCGGGTACGAGCAGATGCAGCAATCCAGTGCGCACGCACGAAAGGACTGA
- a CDS encoding SRPBCC family protein, with product MWKIIAATLLVAIVAVLVVAATRPDTFRVERSIVVHAPPERVFEQVNDFNRWRAWSPFETLDPAMKREIAGTPCGVGAVYTWDGNSKAGAGRMEIVDSVPGEAVRIKLDFTRPMEAHNTAEFLIVPEGNGASRVTWAMHGPQPYIGKLISLVFSMDRMVGQDFERGLVGLKNVAERKGT from the coding sequence ATGTGGAAGATCATCGCAGCGACGTTGCTGGTGGCCATCGTGGCCGTGCTCGTGGTCGCGGCCACGCGGCCGGACACGTTCCGCGTCGAGCGCAGCATCGTGGTGCACGCGCCGCCGGAGCGCGTGTTCGAACAGGTAAACGACTTCAACCGCTGGCGCGCGTGGTCGCCGTTCGAAACGCTGGATCCGGCGATGAAACGCGAAATCGCCGGCACGCCGTGCGGCGTCGGCGCGGTGTACACGTGGGATGGCAATTCGAAGGCCGGCGCGGGGCGCATGGAAATCGTCGACTCCGTGCCGGGCGAAGCGGTGCGCATCAAGCTGGATTTCACCCGCCCGATGGAAGCGCACAACACGGCCGAGTTCCTCATCGTCCCCGAAGGCAACGGCGCCAGCCGCGTCACCTGGGCGATGCACGGGCCGCAGCCTTACATCGGCAAGCTGATCTCGCTCGTATTCAGCATGGATCGGATGGTCGGGCAGGACTTCGAACGCGGGCTGGTGGGTTTGAAGAACGTCGCCGAGCGCAAGGGCACCTGA
- a CDS encoding RNA polymerase sigma factor: MTATDIHRTIDAVWRIESARLIASLARMLRDVGLAEELAQDALVAALEKWPESGVPDQPGAWLMATAKHRAIDRLRRSKLQQRKHEEIARELEDEQAHADDAHLDALDNPFNDDLLRLVFTACHPVLPTHAQVALTLRLLGGLTTDEIARAFLVPEPTIAQRIVRAKRTLAEKQVPYEMPRGEELNERLSSVLAVIYLIFNEGYAATAGDDWMRPGLCEDALRLGRMLAELMPAEPEVHGLVALMEIQASRSAARIGPDGDPVLLLEQNRARWDQLLIHRGLSALDRAQKGSIARGTAPGGPYTLQAAIAACHARALTPEETDWAAIAGLYGALARITPSPVIELNRAVALSMLFGPESGLAVVDALTGEPALKDYHLLPAVRGDLLKKLERWREAQGEFERAAQMTRNAREQALLRRRAAECAAAAGADDAVTRPSSKRSA; encoded by the coding sequence ATGACGGCGACCGATATCCATCGCACCATCGATGCCGTATGGCGCATCGAATCCGCGCGGCTCATCGCCTCGCTCGCGCGCATGCTGCGCGACGTGGGACTGGCCGAGGAACTGGCGCAGGACGCGCTCGTGGCGGCGCTGGAAAAATGGCCGGAATCCGGCGTGCCGGACCAGCCCGGCGCGTGGCTCATGGCCACCGCGAAACATCGTGCGATCGACCGCCTGCGACGCAGCAAGCTGCAGCAGCGCAAGCACGAGGAAATCGCGCGCGAACTCGAAGACGAGCAGGCGCATGCCGACGACGCGCACCTGGACGCGCTCGACAATCCGTTCAACGACGACCTGCTGCGCCTGGTGTTCACCGCGTGCCATCCGGTGCTGCCCACGCATGCGCAGGTCGCCTTGACGCTGCGCCTGCTCGGCGGCCTGACGACGGACGAGATCGCGCGCGCCTTCCTCGTGCCCGAGCCCACCATCGCCCAGCGCATCGTGCGCGCCAAGCGCACGCTCGCCGAGAAGCAGGTGCCCTACGAAATGCCGCGCGGCGAGGAACTCAACGAGCGCCTGTCGTCCGTGCTCGCGGTGATCTACCTGATCTTCAACGAGGGCTATGCCGCCACCGCCGGCGACGACTGGATGCGTCCGGGGCTATGCGAGGACGCGCTGCGCCTGGGCCGCATGCTCGCCGAACTGATGCCCGCCGAGCCGGAAGTGCACGGACTGGTCGCGCTGATGGAAATCCAGGCATCGCGATCGGCCGCGCGCATCGGGCCTGACGGCGACCCGGTGCTGCTGCTCGAACAGAACCGTGCGCGCTGGGACCAGTTGCTGATCCATCGCGGGCTGAGTGCGCTCGATCGCGCGCAGAAAGGCAGCATCGCGCGCGGCACCGCGCCGGGCGGCCCGTACACGTTGCAGGCGGCGATCGCCGCGTGCCATGCGCGCGCACTGACGCCGGAGGAAACCGACTGGGCCGCGATCGCCGGCCTGTACGGTGCACTGGCGCGCATCACGCCGTCGCCGGTGATCGAGCTCAATCGCGCCGTGGCGCTGTCGATGCTGTTCGGCCCGGAATCGGGCCTGGCGGTCGTCGATGCGCTGACCGGCGAGCCGGCGCTGAAGGACTACCACCTGCTGCCGGCGGTGCGCGGCGATCTGTTGAAGAAGCTCGAACGCTGGCGCGAGGCGCAGGGCGAGTTCGAACGCGCCGCGCAGATGACGCGCAACGCGCGCGAACAGGCGCTGCTGCGCCGGCGCGCCGCCGAATGCGCGGCGGCGGCCGGCGCGGACGACGCCGTTACTCGGCCATCATCGAAACGATCGGCTTGA
- a CDS encoding DUF1428 domain-containing protein — protein MAFYVDGFVLPVPRDNVDAYRKLARTAGKVWLEYGALEYHECLADDVQPGKTTSFPQAVKLKPDEVVVFSWIVYKSRKARDRINAQVMKDPRLAGMDPKMLPFDGRRMFWGGFKPIVSMMAE, from the coding sequence ATGGCCTTCTACGTAGATGGATTCGTCCTTCCCGTCCCGCGCGACAACGTGGACGCGTACAGGAAGCTTGCGCGCACGGCGGGCAAGGTGTGGCTCGAGTACGGCGCGCTGGAGTACCACGAGTGCCTCGCCGACGACGTGCAACCCGGCAAGACCACGTCGTTCCCGCAGGCGGTGAAGCTCAAGCCCGACGAGGTCGTGGTGTTTTCGTGGATCGTCTACAAGTCGCGCAAAGCGCGCGACCGGATCAACGCGCAGGTGATGAAGGATCCGCGCCTGGCCGGGATGGATCCCAAGATGCTGCCGTTCGATGGCCGCCGCATGTTCTGGGGCGGTTTCAAGCCGATCGTTTCGATGATGGCCGAGTAA
- a CDS encoding YceI family protein, with protein MSTRLPLARALLAAALSFCAATAVAAPAVYEIDPAHTFPSFEADHMGISVWRGKFNRSSGQITLDRQAQTGSVNVVIDTTSIDYGLDEMNEHARNDTLLDTAKFPQATYKGTLADFRDGAPTRVKGELTLHGVTRPVDLTIRRFKCIPHPLNKRELCGADAYGDFQRDAFGIDAGKDYGFDMTVSLRIQVEATRKP; from the coding sequence ATGTCCACCCGCCTTCCGCTCGCCCGCGCGCTGCTCGCCGCCGCGTTATCGTTCTGCGCCGCCACGGCCGTCGCCGCGCCGGCCGTGTACGAGATCGATCCGGCGCACACGTTTCCCAGTTTCGAAGCCGACCACATGGGCATTTCGGTCTGGCGCGGCAAGTTCAACCGCAGCAGCGGGCAGATCACGCTCGATCGCCAGGCGCAGACCGGCAGCGTGAACGTCGTCATCGACACCACGAGCATCGATTACGGCCTGGACGAGATGAACGAGCACGCGCGCAACGACACGCTGCTGGATACAGCGAAGTTCCCGCAGGCGACCTACAAGGGCACGCTGGCCGACTTCCGCGACGGCGCGCCGACGCGCGTGAAGGGCGAGCTGACGCTCCATGGCGTCACCAGGCCGGTGGACCTCACGATCCGGCGCTTCAAGTGCATTCCGCATCCGCTGAACAAGCGCGAGCTGTGCGGCGCCGATGCGTACGGCGATTTCCAGCGCGATGCGTTCGGCATCGACGCCGGCAAGGACTACGGCTTCGACATGACCGTATCGCTGCGCATCCAGGTGGAAGCCACGCGCAAGCCCTGA
- a CDS encoding TfoX/Sxy family protein has protein sequence MTDAFLAHLHDLLDPAGEVSTRAMFGGHGVYLDGELIGVVMEEALYLKVDAETRLHFEAAGCEPYVYLGQAEPITMSYWSVPDIALESPDAMRPWAELAWAAARRKGRGR, from the coding sequence ATGACCGACGCATTCCTCGCGCATCTGCACGACCTGCTCGATCCCGCGGGCGAGGTGTCCACGCGTGCCATGTTCGGCGGCCACGGCGTGTACCTGGACGGCGAACTGATCGGCGTGGTGATGGAGGAAGCGTTGTACCTGAAGGTCGACGCCGAAACCCGCCTGCATTTCGAAGCCGCCGGCTGCGAGCCCTACGTCTACCTGGGCCAGGCCGAACCGATCACGATGAGCTACTGGTCCGTGCCGGACATCGCACTGGAATCGCCGGACGCGATGCGGCCGTGGGCGGAGCTGGCGTGGGCGGCGGCTCGGAGGAAGGGGCGGGGGCGGTAG
- a CDS encoding TonB-dependent receptor plug domain-containing protein, producing MSQHRRRLFRAPLFRAMNAALWLGGGLLVSAAASAQQAPPVTGEPQTVAEARAEETRAKTLDTVSVLGSRRIQRSSDTASMSPVDVLPMDQAAEEGAQFDLAQTLQYASPSFTSTRQTGADGADLIDGAALRGLGSDQTLVLVNGKRRHTVSLVNIYGARNRGNTGTDLNSIPLMAIDAVEVLRDGAAAQYGSDAIAGVMNISLKRDKGCEAVAGYGEYTRGDGENWLATAYCGAELATGGMFTVTGEWQDRGRSDRSVPKGSPRIIGDSEVTNRTVYLNGDSPLGDAPAEVYFTAGMQSRDASSAAFAREGIGSEDIPSRNSAAMYPDGFVPFIDGVLEDRYGILGLRGDAAQWHWDLSHTYGYNELRYTINNTLNASLANLDLLTGGAGISPASFDAGGFSFQQNTTNFDVSRYFDSALAGVNVAFGLEQREERYRIREGEEGSYLDYDGAGEGGNPGSQGFPGFQPGDVTDKSRDSTAGYVDVEVNFTDRFMMDYAVRYEDYSDFGSTLDGKIAAGFRATDTVMLRGSVSTGFRAPSLQQKYFSSTITDFISGEPVDVVIASNDSELARLAGVPNLTEETSQSATLGLTWTPRENVSLTLDLYRIDIDDRVVLSGDFDTSDPAIGPILEAMDVGLARFFFNAVDTRTEGADLTVTYDFDWADSKWSTYLGANWNKTEVTRVNTPPALAGREDTLLPERDRLFIENGAPRSKAVLGVDWTRGSWSASAKGIYFGEQELGTFSGTEAGVPNQHYASKASADVSLTYAFAENTKLTVGGSNVFDTFPTRQNPDETDNGHIYESVQFGLNGAAWYVRLWHKF from the coding sequence ATGAGCCAGCACCGCCGTCGTCTGTTCCGTGCCCCGCTGTTTCGTGCCATGAACGCCGCGCTGTGGCTGGGGGGCGGCCTGCTGGTCAGCGCCGCGGCTTCGGCCCAGCAGGCGCCGCCGGTGACCGGCGAGCCGCAGACCGTCGCCGAGGCGCGCGCCGAAGAGACCCGCGCGAAGACGCTCGACACCGTGTCCGTGCTGGGTTCGCGCCGCATCCAGCGCTCGTCCGACACGGCCTCGATGTCGCCGGTGGACGTCCTGCCGATGGACCAGGCGGCCGAGGAAGGCGCGCAGTTCGACCTCGCGCAGACCCTGCAGTACGCCTCGCCCTCGTTCACCTCGACCCGCCAGACCGGTGCCGACGGCGCGGACCTCATCGACGGCGCGGCGCTGCGCGGCCTGGGCTCCGACCAGACCCTGGTGCTGGTGAACGGCAAGCGCCGCCACACGGTGTCGCTGGTCAACATCTACGGCGCGCGCAACCGCGGCAACACCGGTACCGACCTCAACTCGATCCCGCTGATGGCGATCGACGCGGTCGAAGTTTTGCGCGACGGCGCGGCGGCGCAGTACGGCTCCGACGCGATCGCCGGCGTCATGAACATCTCGCTCAAGCGCGACAAGGGCTGCGAGGCCGTCGCCGGCTATGGCGAATACACCCGCGGCGACGGCGAGAACTGGCTCGCCACGGCGTACTGCGGTGCCGAACTCGCCACCGGCGGCATGTTCACCGTCACCGGCGAATGGCAGGACCGCGGTCGCTCCGACCGCTCGGTGCCCAAGGGCAGCCCGCGCATCATCGGCGATTCGGAAGTCACCAACCGCACCGTCTACCTCAACGGCGATTCGCCGCTCGGCGATGCGCCGGCCGAGGTGTACTTCACCGCCGGCATGCAGTCGCGCGACGCGTCGTCTGCGGCGTTCGCGCGCGAGGGCATCGGCTCGGAAGACATTCCGTCGCGCAACTCGGCCGCGATGTATCCCGACGGCTTCGTGCCCTTCATCGACGGTGTGCTCGAAGACCGCTACGGCATCCTCGGCCTGCGCGGCGACGCCGCGCAGTGGCATTGGGACCTGTCGCACACCTACGGCTACAACGAGCTGCGCTACACGATCAACAACACCTTGAACGCGTCGCTGGCGAACCTTGACCTGCTCACCGGCGGCGCCGGCATCAGCCCGGCGAGCTTCGACGCGGGCGGCTTCTCGTTCCAGCAGAACACCACCAACTTCGACGTCTCGCGCTATTTCGACAGCGCGCTGGCCGGCGTCAACGTCGCCTTCGGCCTGGAGCAGCGCGAGGAGCGCTACCGCATCCGCGAAGGCGAGGAAGGCTCGTACCTGGACTACGACGGCGCGGGCGAGGGCGGCAATCCGGGCAGCCAGGGTTTCCCCGGTTTCCAGCCCGGCGACGTCACCGACAAATCGCGCGACAGCACCGCCGGGTACGTCGACGTGGAGGTGAACTTCACCGACCGTTTCATGATGGATTACGCGGTGCGTTACGAGGACTACAGCGACTTCGGCAGCACGCTCGACGGCAAGATCGCCGCCGGCTTCCGCGCGACCGACACGGTGATGCTGCGCGGTTCGGTGAGCACCGGTTTCCGCGCGCCGTCGCTGCAGCAGAAGTACTTCTCCTCCACCATCACCGACTTCATCAGCGGCGAGCCGGTGGACGTGGTGATCGCCTCCAACGACAGCGAGCTCGCGCGCCTGGCCGGCGTGCCGAACCTCACCGAGGAGACTTCGCAGAGCGCCACGCTGGGCCTGACCTGGACGCCGCGCGAGAACGTATCGCTGACGTTGGACCTGTACCGCATCGACATCGACGATCGCGTCGTGCTCAGCGGCGACTTCGACACCAGCGATCCGGCGATTGGGCCGATCCTGGAGGCGATGGACGTCGGCCTCGCGCGTTTCTTCTTCAACGCCGTCGACACCAGGACCGAAGGCGCCGACCTCACCGTCACCTACGACTTCGACTGGGCCGATTCGAAGTGGAGCACGTACCTGGGCGCGAACTGGAACAAGACCGAGGTCACCCGCGTGAACACGCCGCCGGCGCTGGCCGGCCGCGAGGACACGCTGCTGCCCGAACGCGACCGCCTCTTCATCGAGAACGGCGCGCCGCGCAGCAAGGCCGTGCTCGGCGTGGACTGGACGCGCGGTTCGTGGTCGGCGAGCGCGAAGGGCATCTACTTCGGCGAGCAGGAACTGGGCACGTTCTCCGGCACCGAAGCGGGCGTGCCGAACCAGCACTACGCGAGCAAGGCCTCGGCGGACGTGAGCCTCACGTATGCCTTCGCCGAGAACACCAAGCTCACCGTCGGCGGTTCGAACGTGTTCGACACCTTCCCGACCCGGCAGAACCCGGACGAGACGGACAACGGCCACATCTACGAGAGCGTGCAGTTCGGCCTGAACGGCGCCGCGTGGTACGTGCGCCTGTGGCACAAGTTCTGA
- a CDS encoding DMT family transporter, which yields MTPTRKAQLQIHFCVLLWGFTAILGKLITLPALPLVWWRMLLVVAALALVPRVWRGLRAMSGRTMLAYAGIGSLVALHWLTFYGAIKLSNASVGATCMALGTVFVAMIEPWLTRTRFSKRELALGLMVLPGVVLVVGGVPAGMRAGIAVGAVSALLVAVFGSLNKRMVEHGDPLTVTALELGAGVLTLSLLAPLMPLVFPAFAGPLLVAPSAHDAALLLGLALACTLLPFSLSLVALRHMSAFAQQLAVNLEPVYAIVLAALLLGEQRELTTLFYVGVVIILAAVFIHPLLGRPHRVDPELLGTAEAKS from the coding sequence ATGACCCCGACCCGCAAGGCGCAACTGCAAATCCATTTCTGCGTGCTGCTGTGGGGGTTCACGGCGATCCTCGGCAAGCTCATCACCCTGCCGGCGCTGCCGCTGGTGTGGTGGCGCATGTTGCTGGTCGTCGCGGCGCTCGCGCTGGTGCCGCGCGTGTGGCGCGGACTGCGGGCGATGTCGGGCCGGACCATGCTCGCCTACGCCGGCATCGGCTCGCTGGTCGCGCTGCACTGGCTCACCTTCTACGGCGCGATCAAGCTGTCGAACGCCTCGGTCGGCGCGACCTGCATGGCGCTGGGCACGGTGTTCGTGGCGATGATCGAACCGTGGCTGACGCGCACGCGCTTCTCCAAACGCGAACTCGCGCTGGGGCTGATGGTGCTGCCCGGCGTGGTGCTGGTCGTCGGCGGCGTGCCGGCGGGCATGCGCGCGGGCATCGCGGTCGGCGCGGTGTCGGCGCTGCTGGTGGCGGTGTTCGGTTCGCTCAACAAGCGCATGGTCGAGCACGGCGATCCGCTGACGGTGACCGCGCTGGAACTCGGCGCCGGTGTGCTCACGCTGAGCCTGCTGGCGCCGCTCATGCCGCTGGTGTTCCCCGCCTTCGCCGGACCGCTGCTCGTCGCGCCGTCCGCGCACGATGCCGCGCTGCTGCTCGGCCTGGCGCTGGCATGCACGCTGCTCCCGTTCAGTCTGTCGCTGGTGGCGCTGCGCCACATGAGCGCCTTCGCGCAGCAGCTCGCGGTGAACCTGGAACCGGTCTACGCCATCGTGCTGGCCGCGCTGCTGCTGGGCGAACAACGCGAGCTGACGACGCTGTTCTACGTCGGCGTGGTCATCATCCTGGCCGCCGTGTTCATCCACCCGCTGCTGGGCCGTCCGCATCGGGTCGATCCGGAACTGCTGGGCACGGCCGAGGCGAAGAGCTAG
- a CDS encoding ExeA family protein, with protein MYLEHYGLIEPPFSITPDPRFVFLSERHRDALAHLLFGITQGGGGGFVQLTGEVGTGKTTLCRLLLEQVPENTRVALVLNPRVTPIELLESVCEELHIDLDGRRGSTKALVDALNAYLLDAYAQGLRVVLVIDEAQNLSVEALEQVRLLTNLETPTQKLLQIVLLAQPELRRMLAREDLRQLAQRITARFHLTPLDGAETGDYLRHRYRVAGGTRFAFDASAVKRIHAHSGGVPRLINVIAERTLLAGFAHDVPLLDARWVDRAAAEVLPAKTRGTRRWVIALPVAALLLASMGVAAWWWPRGAPVEANAVVAPAPVAKPVVVEPVATPPAPEPSRLDAEAFAAALRDAPLKAGASGIVVDWIARRLQPAYLPQTDAPAVFDAPLQDAVRRFQHDAGLAADGVVGPATLMALAAHEDQAPQDAAPPRPVTLQSDTGAQ; from the coding sequence ATGTACCTCGAGCACTACGGCCTGATCGAGCCGCCGTTCTCGATCACGCCGGACCCGCGCTTCGTCTTCCTCAGCGAACGCCACCGCGACGCGCTGGCGCACCTGCTGTTCGGGATCACGCAGGGCGGCGGCGGCGGGTTCGTGCAGCTCACCGGCGAAGTGGGCACCGGCAAGACCACGCTGTGTCGCCTGCTGCTCGAACAGGTTCCTGAGAACACCCGCGTCGCACTCGTGCTGAATCCGCGCGTGACGCCGATCGAACTGCTCGAATCGGTGTGCGAGGAACTGCACATCGACCTCGACGGCCGGCGCGGCAGCACCAAGGCGCTGGTCGACGCACTCAACGCGTACCTGCTCGATGCCTACGCGCAGGGCCTGCGCGTGGTGCTGGTGATCGACGAGGCGCAGAACCTGTCGGTCGAAGCGCTCGAGCAGGTGCGCCTGCTCACCAACCTGGAAACGCCGACGCAGAAGCTGCTGCAGATCGTGCTGCTCGCGCAGCCGGAACTGCGCCGCATGCTCGCGCGCGAGGACCTGCGCCAGCTCGCTCAGCGCATCACCGCGCGGTTCCACCTCACGCCGCTGGATGGCGCGGAAACCGGCGACTACCTGCGCCACCGTTACCGCGTCGCAGGCGGCACGCGGTTTGCGTTCGATGCGTCGGCGGTGAAGCGCATCCATGCGCATTCCGGTGGCGTGCCGCGCCTGATCAACGTGATCGCCGAACGCACGCTGCTCGCCGGCTTCGCGCACGACGTGCCGTTGCTGGACGCGCGATGGGTCGATCGCGCCGCGGCCGAAGTGCTTCCCGCCAAAACGCGCGGCACGCGGCGCTGGGTCATCGCGCTGCCGGTGGCGGCCCTGCTGCTCGCGTCGATGGGCGTGGCGGCGTGGTGGTGGCCGCGCGGCGCGCCGGTGGAAGCCAATGCCGTAGTGGCCCCCGCACCGGTCGCGAAGCCGGTCGTCGTCGAACCCGTGGCCACGCCCCCGGCACCCGAACCATCGCGTCTGGATGCCGAAGCCTTCGCCGCCGCGTTGCGCGATGCGCCGCTGAAGGCCGGCGCGAGCGGCATCGTGGTCGACTGGATCGCGCGACGCCTGCAGCCGGCGTACCTGCCGCAGACGGATGCACCGGCGGTGTTCGACGCACCGCTGCAGGACGCCGTGCGGCGTTTCCAGCACGATGCGGGCCTTGCCGCCGATGGCGTCGTCGGCCCCGCCACGTTGATGGCGCTGGCGGCACACGAGGACCAGGCGCCACAGGACGCCGCGCCGCCGCGACCCGTCACGCTCCAGTCCGACACGGGAGCGCAGTGA
- a CDS encoding general secretion pathway protein GspB translates to MSLILDALRKSEAQRRRGEMPDLRAELPPTTRSVEPRRRWPFWFAGIAAVIAILALAWGVWDRTPAPVPPSVANVATTQDSVELVPAPVDSAAAPVVESTPPPVAPAPLPRTKPLAGSEPEPTQPVADDVYAAASAAYPPPTAQEPTAPPPTTEAPARTGDRYAPAIAAATTPAQRSPAATPAPVAPLPLPPPASGAPVRLADLSPGEREQLPALKISMHMFGPTPAQRFAIIDGTRVGQGDRVGEAVVEEIAADGVVLNWHGRRVALPLR, encoded by the coding sequence ATGTCGTTGATCCTCGACGCCCTCCGCAAGTCCGAAGCACAGCGCCGCCGCGGCGAGATGCCCGACCTTCGCGCCGAACTCCCGCCGACCACCCGCAGCGTCGAGCCGCGTCGCCGCTGGCCGTTCTGGTTCGCGGGAATCGCTGCGGTAATCGCGATCCTCGCGCTGGCCTGGGGCGTGTGGGATCGAACGCCTGCGCCGGTGCCTCCGTCCGTGGCAAACGTGGCGACGACGCAGGACAGCGTCGAGCTCGTGCCTGCGCCGGTAGACAGCGCGGCCGCGCCCGTCGTCGAATCGACGCCGCCGCCCGTCGCGCCCGCCCCGTTGCCACGCACGAAGCCGCTCGCGGGCAGCGAACCCGAACCCACGCAGCCGGTCGCCGACGACGTCTACGCCGCCGCTTCCGCCGCGTACCCGCCGCCGACCGCGCAGGAACCCACGGCACCGCCGCCGACGACCGAGGCGCCCGCGCGCACCGGCGACCGGTATGCGCCGGCGATCGCCGCAGCGACCACGCCCGCGCAGCGCTCACCCGCGGCGACGCCGGCACCCGTCGCGCCGCTTCCCCTTCCGCCGCCGGCCAGCGGCGCGCCCGTGCGCCTGGCCGATCTTTCGCCCGGCGAACGCGAACAGCTGCCCGCGCTGAAGATCAGCATGCACATGTTCGGCCCGACGCCCGCGCAGCGTTTCGCGATCATCGACGGCACGCGCGTCGGCCAGGGCGACCGCGTCGGCGAGGCGGTGGTGGAGGAAATCGCCGCCGACGGCGTGGTGCTCAACTGGCACGGCCGCCGCGTCGCCCTGCCCCTGCGCTGA